The Pyrus communis chromosome 12, drPyrComm1.1, whole genome shotgun sequence genomic sequence AGGATCCAGCAGCAATGTTTGTTTGTACAATGCataccattcattaatcatctGTGCAATAAATCCGACTAGGAATAGAAATAGCATGAAAAGTCCAAGTTTAGTCTTGTCGCCGGCTGAAAAATCCTTCTCCAAGAGAAGCAAGCATGTTGCAAATAATCCGACTTCACTGGAAATCGAGATGATCTCCACCAGCTGAACCTTTTTCTTAATGAAGGGCTTCTTGAGAACAATGAAAAAGAGTTGGAAAGAGGTTATGCAAAGTAAGGTGATCGAAGGAGTTTTCGAGGACCATTTGCCCATGTAGACACCAGCCATGATCCCAACAGCAACCCTTTTCACGCATTCCAGCAGCGTGTAGTATATTCGCAGTATTCCAAACACCTTTTGGATAAAAGGTGCTTCTGCATCTTCTGTTTCATCATCGGAAGCAATAATGGAGTCCCCATGCTTGCCAGCATTGCCCTCAGAAATCTGAGAGAGCATGTACTTTGGGGGGCCTCTTAGATCTTCAAAGAGAGGGCCGAAAATGATTAAATAAACAGAGTTCTGTTGACCTTTCCATGTCCACTGACCTCTTTTGCCCGGACCTAGGGTCACCCGGACTAGCTCTTGATACCAGTGAAACTTCAGGCCTTCGTGATGCACTTCCTTGTACTGAAGCAGCTTTCCGAATGTAATGCCAACTGAGAGGAACAAGAACAAGGCTAGCAGCAGAAAAGATGTGACAACCAGCAACAAACTGCCAACTATAACCCCAGATGAAACTCCTCCTAAAACAGTCAAAGTAAGATTTGTTTACTTTCCGGAAGTCTTGTATGAgaacaaaataacaacaaaactgAATGTTTATTGGGATTCTAGTTTGAGGAAATAAACGATTTATGATTCGATGCTGATATCCAATTACTTGTCTGGTATATACTAAAACATGAATTCGAAAATCTAAGCAAAGCTAAAGATGTTTTGATTCCTGCCAAAGAAAAAACCTTAGAGAAATGAGAGGATGAAAGAAACAGTATTGAGTAAATCGTACCTCTAACTAGAGCAGCAGAGGCCTCACAAATACAAGGCAATGCAAGTATTACAAGAAATATCTCAAATCTGGGGAATGTGAGTGCTCCATAACATCCTCGTTTCTCAGAATTTTTCCTCAGTTTCAGGATAAAAAGAACTAAAAGGCGTAACAGAATCAAACTGCCACAAAACACAGCTAACCAGAACATCGTTCTATCAAAATTCCTCCACCTACACAGGAGACAaaatctttagaaaagtaactTGTCTCTTTATACTTCGCCTGAGATTTAACACAAGGTATTAATCAAAAGAAGAAACTGCAGCATTCGGAGTACAAAATTTAGTAATGACATTGTAAGGACCATGATTAGTATATTTTGCAAAGTTAATCCACAAAATCTTCATAAAAATGTAGAAATTTGgattgtgtttacttctttggCATGCCGCATGCCTATTGAATTTGTGTTTATTCCTCCCACTTCGAAGTATCTGCGTTAGAAACATAACTACATAATAAATACCATTAACTTACCAGTTAGCGTTATAAGGATTGGAGAGATACTCAGCTTCAGGTCTAATGTTTTCACCGTCCAACTGCAGAATGCAATTATCATAATTATATCCACTGGACACTAATAAAAATCGCTAATTACAAGAAAGGCCAACGTTTATCACCTCAAAAAACATTCTGTATTCTGTTGGACTAAGTGGCAACCCGTACAGTGAAGTATCCTTCTTAAAACTCTCTTCTTCTAGTTGCACACTTTGCAAAATTTCGGAGCTATAATTCTCGATCATGTAGGAACTCGAGCTGGGGAAAGGACTAGAGACTGGGAAGCCATTCCCTGATTCCCATGGGAGACTATAGTAAGGAATGCTCCACTGTAAACCCCTTACTAGTTCATAAAAATTAACGGGTAGCGTAACTGCCAACCATCTAGAGAGTGCAAAAACTTGAATATGGCAAGCAATTCTCTGGATAAGAGTAAAAAGGAAAGTACATAATTAGATTTACAATGATAGAAAAATGGTGAATCATACAAGTATCTGTTTATTAAGATGAAGCATCAAAAGAAGTTGAGTGTCGTACAAAAAGATTTCTTGCTGGTTCAGATGCCAAAGAAGGTCTGCTAATTGACCAAAGAGATTGAAGGCTTGCAGTTGAAATCGAAAGCAGCCCTGCAGCTATGGACGTCAACACAAAAAGAGCAGTTGCAAATGCTGATATGACAGAAGATATCACAGGCACCGAATCTGCATATAATGTCCGTAACGTTCATCACTGATAACTacgagaaaaagagagaaagacgGTTGAATTGCTGATAGCAATTAATTAACTAGCACAAAGTTTGATCCTTACAGTGTGTCACTCGAAGAACATTTGATGCAAGATTTTTATTTCCAGCAACATCTCCAGATGTGTTCTCAGGAACATCGACAGAAACAATGTCATCAACTCCTTCTATTTCGGCAATGTATGTGCTCTTACTTATTTCGCGAAAGCTGTAGATAGTAAAGATTCTCAAACggtgtacaaaaataaatatgcaATAGACTTCACAGCAATACGCTATTGATTCATCGTGTCATAGTACTGTgcatcaaatgaaaaacatgtaCGAATAGGAAGGTTGGGAAAGATTAACTACTTGCCTTTGTAAGCGCCCTCCTGATAGTGCCAAAGAAGAAGAGTTGAAATCAAATACAGGCTTCACGAACTTTATAAATACGGGGATACTGTGTTCTCTTGTTCTCATACTTGAGGGTGTACTCAACTTCACAGCAGGTCTTTTTGAATCTAAGGTTTTCGATATCCAGATTAACAAGTGAAGAAAAGAACCAAATGTCAGAACCCGCATGTAAAACTACTTTAATGCATACCAAAAAGATATGTTTGAAGTTCTTCTGTCAATATAAGGGCTCATCACTTCAAAGAGCAAAAATGTAAAGttatacaaacatatatatcacaATTAATATCATGGAGAACATATGAATGGACTCCAGGAAAGCTCTACAAAACCAAAGCAGTTCGtaccaaaaaggaaagttgtcgGTGAAATTGGAGAAACTGGAGTCCCTTGTCTGCTTATTATCAAGTTCGAATTGAGGCTCACTGTGACTATAGCGACGCTAGATATATCTGCAACCTGAAATGGAATCATGTGACCAAAATCCAAGGATTAGGAGAGATACGCCTAACATCTACAACGTTAAAATTCAAACTAAGGTACATCAATCTATAAACCAACTAACCACAAAGCCAAATCTGCGATTCCCGAGGTTCTTTCTGCTATCAGGGAGAAGTGATCCCTGACTTATGTTGAGGGAATTTAAAATTTCTGCAGATGAATTCAGAACTGGTTCTGAGAAGTACAAATAAATCTTTAGGTTATTGTAACTGTTAGTTGCCTGCACTGTTCTGGTTTCACCATTCAGCTGAAGTAGCCTTTCGGGAACATGAATCCTCAAGTTGACAAACACATTTCTTCTATCTGCAGAAAAATCCATGAAAAGAATACATTCTGAGTACATTTACGTTGAGTATATAATTTCGTATGTGACAAAAtggctacaatttttttttttgttgaaagaaaacaaaagttaGATTTAAGTCCGAATTAGCATTCAGTGTAAGTTATAAGTGACATGCTGCATTCCAAAGGTAAACAATACTGCAAAAATCAACAATCCTTTCCAACGAAATTCACAATCATATTCACAAAGATATACATATCCTCTTCCAATGTACCCTCGAGAAGTAAAAAAACACTCACCAATGCGTATGTAGAATCTTGAATTTTCCGTTCTTACAAAACTGTTTCCAGCATTATCGGTGCAGAAATTCTTGTCCATCACCAGGATAACTCGTCCGTATTGAACAGAAGGTGATAAACCCACAAGAAGAGAATATCTAAGGTTCGGCTGCAGAGTATTGAGTGAAGATGGTACAACTTGGCCAGCCCCATAGACTAGCAGCtgcaaagagaaaagagaa encodes the following:
- the LOC137711009 gene encoding uncharacterized protein isoform X1; this encodes MGFLKISWAVLILWVVPYLCLKANSDGSEVSVKFLKAPHAFSHLNAATFSFEALVGGNTESCTNCSFSCKLDDGVSSYCGTRNVSYSGLQDGNHTVEVCTNGPPGVACASHNWTVDTVPPTATVTASRSFTNALNVSVNISFSEPCSGGGGFGCLSTNTCNLLVYGAGQVVPSSLNTLQPNLRYSLLVGLSPSVQYGRVILVMDKNFCTDNAGNSFVRTENSRFYIRIDRRNVFVNLRIHVPERLLQLNGETRTVQATNSYNNLKIYLYFSEPVLNSSAEILNSLNISQGSLLPDSRKNLGNRRFGFVVADISSVAIVTVSLNSNLIISRQGTPVSPISPTTFLFDSKRPAVKLSTPSSMRTREHSIPVFIKFVKPVFDFNSSSLALSGGRLQSFREISKSTYIAEIEGVDDIVSVDVPENTSGDVAGNKNLASNVLRVTHYSVPVISSVISAFATALFVLTSIAAGLLSISTASLQSLWSISRPSLASEPARNLFRIACHIQVFALSRWLAVTLPVNFYELVRGLQWSIPYYSLPWESGNGFPVSSPFPSSSSYMIENYSSEILQSVQLEEESFKKDTSLYGLPLSPTEYRMFFELDGENIRPEAEYLSNPYNANWWRNFDRTMFWLAVFCGSLILLRLLVLFILKLRKNSEKRGCYGALTFPRFEIFLVILALPCICEASAALVRGGVSSGVIVGSLLLVVTSFLLLALFLFLSVGITFGKLLQYKEVHHEGLKFHWYQELVRVTLGPGKRGQWTWKGQQNSVYLIIFGPLFEDLRGPPKYMLSQISEGNAGKHGDSIIASDDETEDAEAPFIQKVFGILRIYYTLLECVKRVAVGIMAGVYMGKWSSKTPSITLLCITSFQLFFIVLKKPFIKKKVQLVEIISISSEVGLFATCLLLLEKDFSAGDKTKLGLFMLFLFLVGFIAQMINEWYALYKQTLLLDPAENFLTGLKLASVGCFLLFMPRKLINTLERKFQVESEFQVSQQTEGATRDPSSSTGGYQSSAATEKPWLKQLREMAKSSFSKEGSGVTNDPSSSHTRTRWSGFWSAKGSGSSSTPNSSVDYKSKSRGLYKDLEAIFASK
- the LOC137711009 gene encoding uncharacterized protein isoform X2; this encodes MDKNFCTDNAGNSFVRTENSRFYIRIDRRNVFVNLRIHVPERLLQLNGETRTVQATNSYNNLKIYLYFSEPVLNSSAEILNSLNISQGSLLPDSRKNLGNRRFGFVVADISSVAIVTVSLNSNLIISRQGTPVSPISPTTFLFDSKRPAVKLSTPSSMRTREHSIPVFIKFVKPVFDFNSSSLALSGGRLQSFREISKSTYIAEIEGVDDIVSVDVPENTSGDVAGNKNLASNVLRVTHYSVPVISSVISAFATALFVLTSIAAGLLSISTASLQSLWSISRPSLASEPARNLFRIACHIQVFALSRWLAVTLPVNFYELVRGLQWSIPYYSLPWESGNGFPVSSPFPSSSSYMIENYSSEILQSVQLEEESFKKDTSLYGLPLSPTEYRMFFELDGENIRPEAEYLSNPYNANWWRNFDRTMFWLAVFCGSLILLRLLVLFILKLRKNSEKRGCYGALTFPRFEIFLVILALPCICEASAALVRGGVSSGVIVGSLLLVVTSFLLLALFLFLSVGITFGKLLQYKEVHHEGLKFHWYQELVRVTLGPGKRGQWTWKGQQNSVYLIIFGPLFEDLRGPPKYMLSQISEGNAGKHGDSIIASDDETEDAEAPFIQKVFGILRIYYTLLECVKRVAVGIMAGVYMGKWSSKTPSITLLCITSFQLFFIVLKKPFIKKKVQLVEIISISSEVGLFATCLLLLEKDFSAGDKTKLGLFMLFLFLVGFIAQMINEWYALYKQTLLLDPAENFLTGLKLASVGCFLLFMPRKLINTLERKFQVESEFQVSQQTEGATRDPSSSTGGYQSSAATEKPWLKQLREMAKSSFSKEGSGVTNDPSSSHTRTRWSGFWSAKGSGSSSTPNSSVDYKSKSRGLYKDLEAIFASK